In a single window of the Neodiprion virginianus isolate iyNeoVirg1 chromosome 1, iyNeoVirg1.1, whole genome shotgun sequence genome:
- the LOC124296695 gene encoding proteoglycan 4-like isoform X1, whose protein sequence is MGDCHCSNIAIMQLFHELKQQFPALPDHVVSQCIAQNSHDKETCARSLRATQESRPPSGAFPPPPPPDTLTSINAMTTNHQAAPRPHRPASLDIGVAHTCPRTQNGAPASAPAACPSRGFFDDLTNPNNAGFELSVNVACSPAAGNRDFRTIPVVGGTCKRSALLVEPRPHYVGHVPDHNGGLTNGLADTSRSYTSVSLTLRPPTSEPQPPINIRSHGSSLTYSTSSVDPRGFQSRLQISIGPGAIGSVAAARIRPPMGPTRPTTLLPPASTPHRPPGLPAGPPSQLPRPTTTVSAPTTPSVPTTSGLPPSTSLPTTPASPSPSTFAPNANPPPPILTNTTVADFLQSPVNKVADHQKQLVAEQMVRRNRLAKELRAEKGKLDAMKRELKCLARPFNAATPPQELESKLRSEIYQLQVECDRMASEVDQSSDPAVPLGETNEEFYQSIYTGQPFVPFAGTNPRPPPLPSRPPAWIPSGDREERDGPSWVCGMCTFDNHPLMDKCEQCDMPRLPSHSSGTASLKCLVPVESLRPLFNSGTTQKRDDQASKTAPLTQER, encoded by the exons ATGGGGGACTGTCACTGCTCTAACATCGCGATAATGCAGCTATTCCATGAGCTGAAGCAGCAGTTTCCCGCACTCCCGGACCACGTCGTGTCACAGTGCATTGCCCAG AACAGCCACGACAAGGAGACATGCGCGCGAAGCCTTCGCGCGACGCAGGAGTCGCGGCCGCCTTCGGGCGCCTTTCCGCCCCCACCGCCCCCCGACACCCTGACCTCGATCAACGCGATGACCACGAATCATCAGGCCGCACCTCGTCCCCACCGGCCAGCCTCCCTGGACATCGGTGTCGCCCACACCTGTCCTCGCACCCAAAACGGCGCCCCCGCATCCGCACCGGCCGCGTGCCCGTCACGGGGCTTCTTCGACGACCTGACGAATCCCAACAACGCTGGCTTCGAACTCAGCGTCAACGTAGCCTGCAGTCCTGCAGCTGGCAATCGCG ATTTCCGAACGATACCAGTAGTCGGCGGTACCTGTAAACGAAGCGCCCTGCTGGTAGAGCCCCGACCTCACTACGTCGGGCACGTACCCGATCACAACGGGGGACTGACGAACGGCCTCGCCGACACCTCCCGGAGCTACACCTCCGTCAGCCTTACCCTGAGGCCCCCGACCTCCGAGCCCCAGCCTCCGATCAACATCAGATCTCACGGCTCCAGCCTCACCTACTCGACCTCATCCGTCGATCCGAGGGGCTTCCAGAGTCGCCTTCAAATCAGCATCGGGCCCGGCGCCATTGGCAGCGTGGCCGCCGCCAGGATAAGGCCCCCGATGGGTCCGACCAGGCCCACGACGCTGCTTCCCCCGGCTTCGACGCCCCACCGACCCCCGG GGCTTCCGGCCGGACCACCGAGCCAGCTGCCTCGTCCCACGACAACGGTGAGCGCGCCGACGACGCCTTCCGTTCCGACGACGTCGGGCCTCCCGCCCTCGACGAGCCTTCCAACGACACCCGCCTCACCCTCGCCCTCTACTTTCGCACCGAACGCCAACCCTCCACCTCCCATCTTGACGAACACGACCGTTGCCGACTTCTTACAATCGCCGGTAAACAAAG TGGCGGATCATCAAAAGCAGCTGGTCGCTGAGCAGATGGTGAGAAGAAATCGTCTCGCTAAGGAATTGCGAGCGGAAAAAGGAAAACTGGACGCCATGAAACGGGAACTGAAATGTTTGGCAAGACCGTTCAACGCCGCTACGCCCCCGCAG GAGCTGGAGAGCAAACTTCGAAGCGAAATTTACCAACTCCAGGTTGAATGCGACAGGATGGCTAGCGAAGTCGACCAATCGTCAGACCCGGCAG TGCCTCTGGGAGAGACAAACGAAGAGTTCTATCAAAGCATCTACACAGGGCAGCCGTTCGTGCCCTTCGCTGGAACGAACCCGAGGCCACCGCCTCTGCCCTCTCGACCTCCAGCCTGGATTCCGTCCGGGGACCGGGAAGAACGCGACGGACCCTCGTGGGTCTGCGGGATGTGTACCTTCGACAACCATCCGCTTATGGACAAGTGCGAACAGTGCGATATGCCGCGTTTGCCCAGCCACAGTTCAGGTACGGCTAGTCTAAAGTGTTTGGTGCCCGTTGAGAGCTTGAGGCCACTTTTCAACTCTGGTACCACCCAAAAACGTGATGACCAGGCCTCGAAGACAGCCCCGCTGACTCAGGAACGGTGA
- the LOC124296695 gene encoding proteoglycan 4-like isoform X3 codes for MGDCHCSNIAIMQLFHELKQQFPALPDHVVSQCIAQNSHDKETCARSLRATQESRPPSGAFPPPPPPDTLTSINAMTTNHQAAPRPHRPASLDIGVAHTCPRTQNGAPASAPAACPSRGFFDDLTNPNNAGFELSVNVACSPAAGNRDFRTIPVVGGTCKRSALLVEPRPHYVGHVPDHNGGLTNGLADTSRSYTSVSLTLRPPTSEPQPPINIRSHGSSLTYSTSSVDPRGFQSRLQISIGPGAIGSVAAARIRPPMGPTRPTTLLPPASTPHRPPGLPAGPPSQLPRPTTTVSAPTTPSVPTTSGLPPSTSLPTTPASPSPSTFAPNANPPPPILTNTTVADFLQSPVNKVADHQKQLVAEQMVRRNRLAKELRAEKGKLDAMKRELKCLARPFNAATPPQELESKLRSEIYQLQVECDRMASEVDQSSDPAGQPFVPFAGTNPRPPPLPSRPPAWIPSGDREERDGPSWVCGMCTFDNHPLMDKCEQCDMPRLPSHSSGTASLKCLVPVESLRPLFNSGTTQKRDDQASKTAPLTQER; via the exons ATGGGGGACTGTCACTGCTCTAACATCGCGATAATGCAGCTATTCCATGAGCTGAAGCAGCAGTTTCCCGCACTCCCGGACCACGTCGTGTCACAGTGCATTGCCCAG AACAGCCACGACAAGGAGACATGCGCGCGAAGCCTTCGCGCGACGCAGGAGTCGCGGCCGCCTTCGGGCGCCTTTCCGCCCCCACCGCCCCCCGACACCCTGACCTCGATCAACGCGATGACCACGAATCATCAGGCCGCACCTCGTCCCCACCGGCCAGCCTCCCTGGACATCGGTGTCGCCCACACCTGTCCTCGCACCCAAAACGGCGCCCCCGCATCCGCACCGGCCGCGTGCCCGTCACGGGGCTTCTTCGACGACCTGACGAATCCCAACAACGCTGGCTTCGAACTCAGCGTCAACGTAGCCTGCAGTCCTGCAGCTGGCAATCGCG ATTTCCGAACGATACCAGTAGTCGGCGGTACCTGTAAACGAAGCGCCCTGCTGGTAGAGCCCCGACCTCACTACGTCGGGCACGTACCCGATCACAACGGGGGACTGACGAACGGCCTCGCCGACACCTCCCGGAGCTACACCTCCGTCAGCCTTACCCTGAGGCCCCCGACCTCCGAGCCCCAGCCTCCGATCAACATCAGATCTCACGGCTCCAGCCTCACCTACTCGACCTCATCCGTCGATCCGAGGGGCTTCCAGAGTCGCCTTCAAATCAGCATCGGGCCCGGCGCCATTGGCAGCGTGGCCGCCGCCAGGATAAGGCCCCCGATGGGTCCGACCAGGCCCACGACGCTGCTTCCCCCGGCTTCGACGCCCCACCGACCCCCGG GGCTTCCGGCCGGACCACCGAGCCAGCTGCCTCGTCCCACGACAACGGTGAGCGCGCCGACGACGCCTTCCGTTCCGACGACGTCGGGCCTCCCGCCCTCGACGAGCCTTCCAACGACACCCGCCTCACCCTCGCCCTCTACTTTCGCACCGAACGCCAACCCTCCACCTCCCATCTTGACGAACACGACCGTTGCCGACTTCTTACAATCGCCGGTAAACAAAG TGGCGGATCATCAAAAGCAGCTGGTCGCTGAGCAGATGGTGAGAAGAAATCGTCTCGCTAAGGAATTGCGAGCGGAAAAAGGAAAACTGGACGCCATGAAACGGGAACTGAAATGTTTGGCAAGACCGTTCAACGCCGCTACGCCCCCGCAG GAGCTGGAGAGCAAACTTCGAAGCGAAATTTACCAACTCCAGGTTGAATGCGACAGGATGGCTAGCGAAGTCGACCAATCGTCAGACCCGGCAG GGCAGCCGTTCGTGCCCTTCGCTGGAACGAACCCGAGGCCACCGCCTCTGCCCTCTCGACCTCCAGCCTGGATTCCGTCCGGGGACCGGGAAGAACGCGACGGACCCTCGTGGGTCTGCGGGATGTGTACCTTCGACAACCATCCGCTTATGGACAAGTGCGAACAGTGCGATATGCCGCGTTTGCCCAGCCACAGTTCAGGTACGGCTAGTCTAAAGTGTTTGGTGCCCGTTGAGAGCTTGAGGCCACTTTTCAACTCTGGTACCACCCAAAAACGTGATGACCAGGCCTCGAAGACAGCCCCGCTGACTCAGGAACGGTGA
- the LOC124296695 gene encoding TGF-beta-activated kinase 1 and MAP3K7-binding protein 2-like isoform X4, whose translation MTTNHQAAPRPHRPASLDIGVAHTCPRTQNGAPASAPAACPSRGFFDDLTNPNNAGFELSVNVACSPAAGNRDFRTIPVVGGTCKRSALLVEPRPHYVGHVPDHNGGLTNGLADTSRSYTSVSLTLRPPTSEPQPPINIRSHGSSLTYSTSSVDPRGFQSRLQISIGPGAIGSVAAARIRPPMGPTRPTTLLPPASTPHRPPGLPAGPPSQLPRPTTTVSAPTTPSVPTTSGLPPSTSLPTTPASPSPSTFAPNANPPPPILTNTTVADFLQSPVNKVADHQKQLVAEQMVRRNRLAKELRAEKGKLDAMKRELKCLARPFNAATPPQELESKLRSEIYQLQVECDRMASEVDQSSDPAVPLGETNEEFYQSIYTGQPFVPFAGTNPRPPPLPSRPPAWIPSGDREERDGPSWVCGMCTFDNHPLMDKCEQCDMPRLPSHSSGTASLKCLVPVESLRPLFNSGTTQKRDDQASKTAPLTQER comes from the exons ATGACCACGAATCATCAGGCCGCACCTCGTCCCCACCGGCCAGCCTCCCTGGACATCGGTGTCGCCCACACCTGTCCTCGCACCCAAAACGGCGCCCCCGCATCCGCACCGGCCGCGTGCCCGTCACGGGGCTTCTTCGACGACCTGACGAATCCCAACAACGCTGGCTTCGAACTCAGCGTCAACGTAGCCTGCAGTCCTGCAGCTGGCAATCGCG ATTTCCGAACGATACCAGTAGTCGGCGGTACCTGTAAACGAAGCGCCCTGCTGGTAGAGCCCCGACCTCACTACGTCGGGCACGTACCCGATCACAACGGGGGACTGACGAACGGCCTCGCCGACACCTCCCGGAGCTACACCTCCGTCAGCCTTACCCTGAGGCCCCCGACCTCCGAGCCCCAGCCTCCGATCAACATCAGATCTCACGGCTCCAGCCTCACCTACTCGACCTCATCCGTCGATCCGAGGGGCTTCCAGAGTCGCCTTCAAATCAGCATCGGGCCCGGCGCCATTGGCAGCGTGGCCGCCGCCAGGATAAGGCCCCCGATGGGTCCGACCAGGCCCACGACGCTGCTTCCCCCGGCTTCGACGCCCCACCGACCCCCGG GGCTTCCGGCCGGACCACCGAGCCAGCTGCCTCGTCCCACGACAACGGTGAGCGCGCCGACGACGCCTTCCGTTCCGACGACGTCGGGCCTCCCGCCCTCGACGAGCCTTCCAACGACACCCGCCTCACCCTCGCCCTCTACTTTCGCACCGAACGCCAACCCTCCACCTCCCATCTTGACGAACACGACCGTTGCCGACTTCTTACAATCGCCGGTAAACAAAG TGGCGGATCATCAAAAGCAGCTGGTCGCTGAGCAGATGGTGAGAAGAAATCGTCTCGCTAAGGAATTGCGAGCGGAAAAAGGAAAACTGGACGCCATGAAACGGGAACTGAAATGTTTGGCAAGACCGTTCAACGCCGCTACGCCCCCGCAG GAGCTGGAGAGCAAACTTCGAAGCGAAATTTACCAACTCCAGGTTGAATGCGACAGGATGGCTAGCGAAGTCGACCAATCGTCAGACCCGGCAG TGCCTCTGGGAGAGACAAACGAAGAGTTCTATCAAAGCATCTACACAGGGCAGCCGTTCGTGCCCTTCGCTGGAACGAACCCGAGGCCACCGCCTCTGCCCTCTCGACCTCCAGCCTGGATTCCGTCCGGGGACCGGGAAGAACGCGACGGACCCTCGTGGGTCTGCGGGATGTGTACCTTCGACAACCATCCGCTTATGGACAAGTGCGAACAGTGCGATATGCCGCGTTTGCCCAGCCACAGTTCAGGTACGGCTAGTCTAAAGTGTTTGGTGCCCGTTGAGAGCTTGAGGCCACTTTTCAACTCTGGTACCACCCAAAAACGTGATGACCAGGCCTCGAAGACAGCCCCGCTGACTCAGGAACGGTGA
- the LOC124296695 gene encoding proteoglycan 4-like isoform X2, whose protein sequence is MGDCHCSNIAIMQLFHELKQQFPALPDHVVSQCIAQNSHDKETCARSLRATQESRPPSGAFPPPPPPDTLTSINAMTTNHQAAPRPHRPASLDIGVAHTCPRTQNGAPASAPAACPSRGFFDDLTNPNNAGFELSVNVACSPAAGNRDFRTIPVVGGTCKRSALLVEPRPHYVGHVPDHNGGLTNGLADTSRSYTSVSLTLRPPTSEPQPPINIRSHGSSLTYSTSSVDPRGFQSRLQISIGPGAIGSVAAARIRPPMGPTRPTTLLPPASTPHRPPGLPAGPPSQLPRPTTTVSAPTTPSVPTTSGLPPSTSLPTTPASPSPSTFAPNANPPPPILTNTTVADFLQSPVNKVADHQKQLVAEQMVRRNRLAKELRAEKGKLDAMKRELKCLARPFNAATPPQELESKLRSEIYQLQVECDRMASEVDQSSDPAVPLGETNEEFYQSIYTGQPFVPFAGTNPRPPPLPSRPPAWIPSGDREERDGPSWVCGMCTFDNHPLMDKCEQCDMPRLPSHSSGETQDIHIRVTHHHNFSPRRTVHNWVV, encoded by the exons ATGGGGGACTGTCACTGCTCTAACATCGCGATAATGCAGCTATTCCATGAGCTGAAGCAGCAGTTTCCCGCACTCCCGGACCACGTCGTGTCACAGTGCATTGCCCAG AACAGCCACGACAAGGAGACATGCGCGCGAAGCCTTCGCGCGACGCAGGAGTCGCGGCCGCCTTCGGGCGCCTTTCCGCCCCCACCGCCCCCCGACACCCTGACCTCGATCAACGCGATGACCACGAATCATCAGGCCGCACCTCGTCCCCACCGGCCAGCCTCCCTGGACATCGGTGTCGCCCACACCTGTCCTCGCACCCAAAACGGCGCCCCCGCATCCGCACCGGCCGCGTGCCCGTCACGGGGCTTCTTCGACGACCTGACGAATCCCAACAACGCTGGCTTCGAACTCAGCGTCAACGTAGCCTGCAGTCCTGCAGCTGGCAATCGCG ATTTCCGAACGATACCAGTAGTCGGCGGTACCTGTAAACGAAGCGCCCTGCTGGTAGAGCCCCGACCTCACTACGTCGGGCACGTACCCGATCACAACGGGGGACTGACGAACGGCCTCGCCGACACCTCCCGGAGCTACACCTCCGTCAGCCTTACCCTGAGGCCCCCGACCTCCGAGCCCCAGCCTCCGATCAACATCAGATCTCACGGCTCCAGCCTCACCTACTCGACCTCATCCGTCGATCCGAGGGGCTTCCAGAGTCGCCTTCAAATCAGCATCGGGCCCGGCGCCATTGGCAGCGTGGCCGCCGCCAGGATAAGGCCCCCGATGGGTCCGACCAGGCCCACGACGCTGCTTCCCCCGGCTTCGACGCCCCACCGACCCCCGG GGCTTCCGGCCGGACCACCGAGCCAGCTGCCTCGTCCCACGACAACGGTGAGCGCGCCGACGACGCCTTCCGTTCCGACGACGTCGGGCCTCCCGCCCTCGACGAGCCTTCCAACGACACCCGCCTCACCCTCGCCCTCTACTTTCGCACCGAACGCCAACCCTCCACCTCCCATCTTGACGAACACGACCGTTGCCGACTTCTTACAATCGCCGGTAAACAAAG TGGCGGATCATCAAAAGCAGCTGGTCGCTGAGCAGATGGTGAGAAGAAATCGTCTCGCTAAGGAATTGCGAGCGGAAAAAGGAAAACTGGACGCCATGAAACGGGAACTGAAATGTTTGGCAAGACCGTTCAACGCCGCTACGCCCCCGCAG GAGCTGGAGAGCAAACTTCGAAGCGAAATTTACCAACTCCAGGTTGAATGCGACAGGATGGCTAGCGAAGTCGACCAATCGTCAGACCCGGCAG TGCCTCTGGGAGAGACAAACGAAGAGTTCTATCAAAGCATCTACACAGGGCAGCCGTTCGTGCCCTTCGCTGGAACGAACCCGAGGCCACCGCCTCTGCCCTCTCGACCTCCAGCCTGGATTCCGTCCGGGGACCGGGAAGAACGCGACGGACCCTCGTGGGTCTGCGGGATGTGTACCTTCGACAACCATCCGCTTATGGACAAGTGCGAACAGTGCGATATGCCGCGTTTGCCCAGCCACAGTTCAG